The Bacteroidota bacterium region ATTTCATGCGTATTTGTTCAATATCCAAGGGCCTGTGGTTTGGACATTTATACTCCGAAGGCCTGTAGTACCACATCACCTTTTTAGGGGCAAACAAGAAACCTGTAGCCTTGAGCCTTGCCCGGTGCGGGTAGGTATTCCCGCTTATCCAGATCCAATCTCCCAGAATTTCTATGATGATTCCTTCCAGTCCTATCACCTGGTTGATGATTTCCGGGTAGATGATAAATTCTTCCTGTTGTTTTTCGCTAAGGTCTTCAAAATCA contains the following coding sequences:
- a CDS encoding J domain-containing protein — translated: MMKTQFFSTCKNLIEVRKLYKELALIHHPDKGGETATMQEINAEYQFIIKNRMFDFEDLSEKQQEEFIIYPEIINQVIGLEGIIIEILGDWIWISGNTYPHRARLKATGFLFAPKKVMWYYRPSEYKCPNHRPLDIEQIRMKYGSQIVGNPEKENKLETA